One region of Vitis vinifera cultivar Pinot Noir 40024 chromosome 1, ASM3070453v1 genomic DNA includes:
- the LOC104880634 gene encoding uncharacterized protein LOC104880634 — MQRGMAAESIYKERCIAVDDGGSWAKYMSISGSPDDEYDIISEECLLTVDENREGQAAAFGDDIAIGCLATEFKREIFVVRRHRSLISFLFSLFFAYAHFAWNSDFIFSNLFLSN; from the exons ATGCagag AGGAATGGCAGCAGAGTCTATTTACAAAGAGAGATGTATTGCTGTGGACGACGGCGGGAGTTGGGCCAAATACATGTCTATCTCTGGTTCTCCTGATGATGAATATGACATCATCTCCGAGGAGTGTTTATTGACTGTAGATGAGAATAGAGAAGGTCAGGCAGCGGCTTTTGGAGATGACATAGCCATTGGATGTCTTGCCACAGAGTTCAAGCGAGAGATATTTGTTGTAAGAAGACATCGGTCCCTTATTTCGTTCCTATTTTCCTTGTTCTTTGCATATGCCCATTTTGCTTGGAATTCTGATTTTATCTTCTCAAATCTTTTCTTATCCAATtaa
- the LOC104880633 gene encoding uncharacterized protein LOC104880633, with product MRFSICTPLSEVWLCNTCDRWLGRRIVGLGASINEHVYPEMQRGMAAESIYKERCIAVDDGGSWAKYMSISGSPDDEYDIISEECLLTVDENREGQAAAFGDDIAIGCLATEFKREIFVVRRHWSLISFLFSLFFAYAHFAWNSDFIFSNLFLSN from the exons ATGCGATTCAGCATATGTACTCCCCTATCTGAGGTCTGGTTGTGTAATACTTGTGATCGTTGGCTAGGAAGGAGGATCGTGGGTTTGGGTGCTTCCATTAACGAGCATGTTTATCCGGAAATGCagag AGGAATGGCAGCAGAGTCTATTTACAAAGAGAGATGTATTGCTGTGGACGACGGCGGGAGTTGGGCCAAATACATGTCTATCTCTGGTTCTCCTGATGATGAATATGACATCATCTCCGAGGAGTGTTTATTGACTGTAGATGAGAATAGAGAAGGTCAGGCAGCGGCTTTTGGAGATGACATAGCCATTGGATGTCTTGCCACAGAGTTCAAGCGAGAGATATTTGTTGTAAGAAGACATTGGTCCCTTATTTCGTTCCTATTTTCCTTGTTCTTTGCGTATGCCCATTTTGCTTGGAATTCTGATTTTATCTTCTCAAATCTTTTCTTATCCAATtaa
- the LOC104880754 gene encoding uncharacterized protein LOC104880754 — protein MQREMAAESIYKERCIAVDDGGSWAKYMSISGSPDDEYGIISEECLLTVDENREGQAAAFGDDIAIGCLATEFKREIFVVRRHRSLISFLFSLFFAYAHFAWNSDFIFSNLFLSN, from the exons ATGCagag AGAAATGGCAGCAGAGTCTATTTACAAAGAGAGATGTATTGCTGTGGACGACGGCGGGAGTTGGGCCAAATACATGTCTATCTCTGGTTCTCCTGATGATGAATATGGCATCATCTCCGAGGAGTGTTTATTGACTGTAGATGAGAATAGAGAAGGTCAGGCAGCGGCTTTTGGAGATGACATAGCCATTGGATGTCTTGCCACAGAGTTCAAGCGAGAGATATTTGTTGTAAGAAGACATCGGTCCCTTATTTCGTTCCTATTTTCCTTGTTCTTTGCATATGCCCATTTTGCTTGGAATTCTGATTTTATCTTCTCAAATCTTTTCTTATCCAATtaa